In Aquimarina sp. TRL1, a single window of DNA contains:
- a CDS encoding LysE family translocator codes for MIPFNDLLLFGFAALLMVLSPGPNMIYLISRSLSQGKNAGIVSLLGVMSGFLFHILMVSFGLTAIFFAIPYAFIVVKFLGVGYLLYLAYNSIKSENKIFDVHQHLKADKPIKLFNIGFMTNVLNPKMAVFYLSFFPQFIKPENGTILSQSFQLGIIQILISFTVNLLIVISAARMATWFSKKPIWLRIQKWFMASILTGLAVKMALTKAK; via the coding sequence ATGATCCCGTTTAATGACCTTCTTTTATTTGGATTCGCAGCCTTACTAATGGTACTTTCGCCTGGACCAAATATGATTTACTTGATCTCAAGATCCCTATCCCAGGGCAAAAATGCTGGAATAGTATCTCTTTTGGGAGTCATGAGTGGATTCCTGTTTCATATTCTGATGGTTTCATTTGGTTTAACTGCTATATTTTTTGCAATTCCTTATGCTTTTATTGTGGTAAAATTTCTCGGTGTTGGGTATCTTCTTTACTTAGCGTATAATTCAATAAAATCTGAAAATAAAATCTTTGACGTTCATCAGCACTTAAAAGCTGACAAACCAATTAAACTGTTTAATATTGGTTTTATGACCAATGTTCTAAATCCTAAAATGGCTGTATTTTATCTGTCGTTTTTTCCACAGTTTATAAAACCTGAAAATGGGACTATTTTGAGTCAGAGCTTTCAATTAGGCATTATTCAAATACTTATAAGTTTCACAGTAAATCTATTGATTGTTATTTCTGCCGCTAGAATGGCAACCTGGTTTTCGAAAAAGCCTATTTGGTTGCGGATTCAAAAATGGTTTATGGCATCAATATTAACCGGACTTGCTGTAAAAATGGCACTGACAAAAGCAAAATAA
- a CDS encoding C45 family peptidase, whose product MNKIIFLVFILLASCQCQDKKDNKPKQKTTAETVAPLEIVADGKLKILHLSGTPYERGVQHGRLLKDEIKTVTDSLLADIGRTTKEEPLTFIKRFLSKTNFVSSMKKWTPNLLEEIKGISDGSGIPHEIIFMHQLGDEFFFSTKYLFAHKCSSIGINKSNSHPTLAAQNMDIPTYFHGYQTVMNFTDETGKELMILTIPGHIGITGMNNSNVSINCNILMQLNSQSKGLPVSSIVRGVLDKNEYSEAINWIKTVKHASGQNYLIGGLHQVTSLESSANSIEEFKPYEEANFTYHTNHPLSNNDYSNWYLEALEENGFTLFDTKGFCQRLPSFEKRFNKENNEFGIEEIKEVLSSKDHDGYDVLSNTYTYASVIYVLSENPQFLIAPGKPHETAYIELKF is encoded by the coding sequence ATGAATAAAATAATCTTTCTGGTTTTTATCCTTTTAGCTTCTTGTCAATGCCAGGATAAGAAAGATAATAAACCAAAACAGAAAACCACAGCAGAAACAGTTGCCCCGTTAGAGATTGTTGCTGATGGCAAATTAAAAATCTTACATCTTTCGGGTACTCCATATGAAAGGGGGGTTCAGCACGGTCGTTTACTAAAAGATGAAATAAAGACAGTAACCGATTCATTATTAGCAGACATTGGAAGAACAACCAAGGAGGAACCATTAACCTTTATAAAAAGATTTTTAAGTAAAACGAATTTTGTCTCCTCTATGAAGAAATGGACTCCAAACCTTCTAGAAGAAATTAAAGGAATCTCTGATGGATCTGGGATTCCTCATGAAATTATTTTTATGCACCAACTTGGAGATGAATTCTTTTTTAGTACGAAATATCTCTTTGCTCATAAATGTAGTTCAATCGGAATTAATAAAAGTAATAGCCATCCAACTCTTGCTGCTCAAAATATGGACATTCCTACTTATTTTCACGGGTATCAAACAGTTATGAATTTTACCGATGAAACTGGCAAGGAATTAATGATATTAACAATTCCCGGGCATATCGGTATCACAGGTATGAATAATTCTAATGTCTCTATAAACTGTAATATTCTGATGCAGTTAAATTCTCAATCAAAAGGATTGCCTGTTAGTTCAATTGTAAGAGGTGTTCTGGATAAAAATGAATATTCAGAAGCTATCAATTGGATAAAGACAGTTAAACATGCCTCAGGTCAAAATTATCTTATTGGAGGATTGCATCAGGTAACGTCTTTAGAATCTTCAGCAAATTCCATCGAAGAATTCAAACCATATGAAGAAGCTAATTTCACATATCACACCAATCATCCTCTTAGTAATAATGATTATAGTAATTGGTACCTGGAAGCTTTGGAAGAAAATGGTTTTACTCTTTTCGATACAAAAGGGTTCTGTCAGAGATTACCATCATTTGAAAAACGATTTAATAAAGAAAATAATGAGTTCGGTATTGAAGAAATAAAAGAAGTGCTCAGTTCCAAAGATCATGATGGATATGATGTATTAAGCAACACATACACCTATGCAAGTGTCATTTATGTACTATCAGAAAACCCTCAATTTTTAATTGCACCGGGAAAACCCCATGAAACAGCATACATAGAATTAAAATTTTAA
- a CDS encoding DUF1572 family protein, whose translation MVEEYLENIKKQFRSYKEVADKTILQLTEKDLYWKYNEESNDIACIILHMSENMLSRWTDFFESDGEKEWRDREREFSSQHLHYSELIERWEKGWDCLFNALNSINKTNFHTPIVIRNKKVKLIESITRQIAHYPYHIGQIAFIGKMILNEKWHSPSIPKGKSDEYIKLEFEQNAKQNKL comes from the coding sequence GTGGTAGAGGAATACTTAGAAAACATAAAAAAACAATTTAGATCTTATAAAGAAGTAGCGGATAAAACAATTTTGCAATTGACAGAAAAAGATTTGTACTGGAAATACAATGAAGAAAGTAATGATATAGCATGCATCATACTCCACATGTCGGAAAACATGCTATCACGATGGACCGATTTTTTTGAAAGCGATGGAGAAAAAGAGTGGAGAGATCGTGAACGTGAATTTTCAAGCCAGCACTTGCACTATTCAGAATTAATTGAACGATGGGAAAAAGGGTGGGATTGTCTTTTTAATGCCCTAAACAGTATTAATAAAACCAATTTCCACACACCAATTGTAATTAGAAATAAAAAAGTTAAATTAATCGAGAGCATAACACGGCAAATCGCTCATTATCCATATCATATTGGTCAAATTGCTTTTATTGGAAAAATGATTTTGAATGAAAAATGGCATTCTCCGTCAATCCCTAAGGGGAAATCAGATGAATATATTAAATTAGAGTTTGAACAAAACGCTAAACAAAATAAGTTATAA
- a CDS encoding alpha/beta fold hydrolase: MKRHLIQFAHSNGFPAKCFNCLFNSIESADIHYVDLMGHNQFKLDENLENLALELIDSIEKKYNEPIIGIGHSTGGVLMLIAASLKPHLFKKIIVLEPILYHPWKRRLIVIIKKIGLSSYIGPAKRTLKRKSVFRSRDEAKEYFESKSIFQGFHKNCLADYIQYGFKKTENGVELAFSKEIESAIYRSTYTKLPAGIEKLNGTIIYGSKSNMFRKSDAKWWKRKFPNFNMITLDEGHLFPLEKPVQAAKIINHILKNSV; the protein is encoded by the coding sequence ATGAAAAGACACCTGATACAGTTTGCCCATTCAAATGGTTTTCCTGCCAAATGCTTTAATTGCCTTTTCAATTCGATTGAAAGTGCCGATATACATTATGTTGACCTCATGGGACATAACCAATTTAAGTTAGATGAAAACCTCGAGAATCTAGCCTTAGAATTAATTGATTCAATCGAAAAAAAGTATAACGAACCTATTATTGGTATTGGACATTCTACAGGGGGTGTTCTTATGCTCATTGCTGCGTCTTTAAAGCCCCATCTTTTCAAAAAAATAATCGTCTTAGAACCTATTCTCTATCACCCCTGGAAGAGACGATTAATAGTCATTATCAAAAAAATAGGGTTATCCAGCTACATCGGTCCTGCAAAACGAACTTTAAAGAGAAAATCTGTTTTTCGATCAAGAGATGAAGCCAAAGAGTATTTTGAATCTAAAAGTATATTTCAGGGGTTCCATAAAAATTGCCTGGCTGACTATATTCAATATGGGTTTAAAAAAACAGAAAATGGAGTTGAGCTGGCTTTTTCGAAAGAAATAGAATCAGCAATATATCGAAGTACATACACCAAACTTCCTGCAGGGATAGAAAAACTAAATGGAACAATTATTTATGGAAGCAAAAGCAATATGTTTAGAAAATCAGATGCCAAATGGTGGAAAAGAAAGTTCCCGAATTTTAATATGATTACACTTGACGAAGGGCATTTATTTCCATTGGAAAAACCAGTACAAGCTGCAAAAATCATAAACCATATACTAAAGAACTCTGTATAA
- a CDS encoding SMI1/KNR4 family protein, whose amino-acid sequence MKEIKIFKEESTISLREIKDAEELWNKKFPSDFKSFLLKYNGGIPYPNHPTIHSENDAELWSIERFLSIGDIIIQKKHPMTYTLHDIEAEDFVPHNLNNDEILVFAFGDRGIYFMSLQQHQYGQIYFANYSGGDGIVKINTNSFTEFFNSLTIASWYEEEYDPDFDFKELHYSDNKIFQYYFYYTPNDPDLGLQRFKEVFAIYGDIQPPEDGYPNIPQKYVDDRLKLDFLLKQGCSTDGLLLYAKKASTIHYLVEELRLDINKMYKGRYPLQNYLTTTYQAEIKSNYELISELLEMGIEMDWSISGTKIDQSVDATMTEKLRLLNDEYLNYEIQDKEWWAKNGKPSGHIPFKKSKYIADKLNTYKSKT is encoded by the coding sequence ATGAAAGAAATTAAAATATTCAAAGAGGAGTCAACCATTTCCCTTCGGGAAATTAAAGATGCAGAAGAATTATGGAATAAAAAATTCCCAAGTGATTTTAAATCCTTTTTACTTAAATATAATGGAGGAATCCCCTACCCTAACCATCCTACAATACATTCGGAAAACGATGCTGAACTATGGTCCATTGAACGATTTCTAAGCATTGGAGATATAATCATTCAGAAAAAACATCCAATGACCTATACCCTTCATGACATTGAAGCAGAAGACTTTGTTCCTCATAACCTCAACAATGACGAAATATTGGTTTTTGCTTTTGGCGATCGAGGGATCTATTTCATGAGTCTGCAACAGCATCAATACGGTCAGATCTATTTTGCAAACTATTCTGGAGGAGATGGCATCGTAAAAATCAATACCAATTCATTTACTGAGTTTTTCAACTCACTCACCATTGCTTCCTGGTATGAAGAAGAATATGATCCTGATTTTGATTTTAAAGAACTTCATTATTCTGATAATAAGATATTTCAATATTACTTTTACTACACTCCAAATGATCCTGATTTGGGATTACAAAGATTTAAAGAAGTCTTTGCCATTTATGGAGATATACAACCGCCAGAAGATGGATATCCTAATATTCCACAAAAATATGTTGATGATAGACTAAAGCTAGATTTTCTATTGAAACAAGGTTGTAGTACGGATGGACTACTTCTCTATGCAAAAAAAGCCTCAACTATTCACTACTTAGTTGAAGAGTTACGATTAGATATTAATAAGATGTATAAGGGTCGATATCCTTTACAAAATTATCTAACAACAACATATCAGGCAGAAATTAAATCTAATTATGAATTAATAAGCGAATTACTGGAAATGGGAATTGAAATGGATTGGTCTATTTCCGGAACTAAAATTGATCAAAGTGTGGATGCGACGATGACAGAAAAGTTACGACTACTGAATGATGAATACTTGAACTATGAAATCCAAGATAAGGAATGGTGGGCTAAAAATGGAAAACCTAGTGGTCATATTCCTTTTAAAAAGAGTAAATATATTGCTGACAAATTGAATACCTACAAATCTAAAACGTAG
- a CDS encoding amidohydrolase family protein, producing MKYLNLLILAFLITNVNAQYKSPSENPAYVIKNVNIIPMTTDHKIIQNATIVIHNQKIQSINGTIPANSQIIDGTGKWLIPGLIDMHVHSLADGSPFVLYPTKGPLVSYDTQNNMTPYIANGVTTVFDLGARPEHIGQRNEIIRGNVIGPRIALAKVIGGRKSNTTANTPSDGRNAVRIAKEEQYEFIKVYTWLNEETFKAVIDEAKKQDMKVVGHIPVAFEGKPAEDFFIPHFGLIAHAEELSKQTDDYSYKKAQEFARLAKENGTWLIPNLINMESIIAQAKSLNNVASLTSLKYVHPLMQSKWLTANQFEGASAKLIEHFQKQADFHKLIIKAFKESAVPMVTGTDAGISGIVWGFSLHDELKFLVKAGLTNEEALVSATRLGAEWLGIEDKIGTIEIAKFADLVLLDKNPLKDISHTRTISGVFVNGQWISKNKIDTMLSDLEQWNNANKEKYNWKKLLNSLKNN from the coding sequence ATGAAATATTTAAATCTCCTAATCTTAGCATTTCTCATTACTAATGTAAATGCACAGTACAAATCACCATCAGAGAATCCTGCTTATGTCATAAAAAATGTGAATATAATTCCTATGACAACTGACCATAAAATCATCCAGAATGCAACTATTGTAATTCACAATCAAAAAATACAGTCAATCAACGGGACTATTCCTGCAAATTCGCAAATAATTGACGGAACAGGAAAGTGGCTTATTCCCGGGTTGATCGATATGCATGTACATTCTCTGGCTGATGGAAGTCCTTTTGTATTATACCCAACAAAAGGACCATTAGTAAGCTATGACACTCAAAATAATATGACTCCGTACATTGCTAATGGTGTTACAACAGTGTTTGATTTAGGTGCAAGACCAGAACATATAGGGCAACGTAATGAAATTATACGAGGTAATGTAATCGGTCCGAGAATAGCCCTGGCCAAAGTAATTGGCGGAAGAAAATCAAATACAACAGCTAATACCCCTTCTGATGGAAGAAATGCAGTACGCATTGCTAAAGAAGAGCAATATGAATTCATCAAAGTATATACCTGGCTCAATGAAGAAACCTTTAAAGCAGTTATAGATGAAGCCAAAAAGCAAGACATGAAAGTTGTGGGACATATTCCAGTGGCATTTGAAGGAAAACCAGCTGAAGATTTTTTTATTCCGCACTTTGGTCTGATCGCTCATGCTGAAGAATTGTCTAAACAAACTGATGATTATAGTTATAAAAAGGCTCAAGAATTTGCTCGACTGGCTAAAGAAAATGGCACCTGGCTAATTCCTAATTTAATCAATATGGAATCTATTATTGCACAGGCAAAATCCCTGAACAATGTCGCATCTTTAACTAGTTTAAAATATGTACACCCATTAATGCAAAGTAAATGGTTGACTGCAAATCAATTTGAAGGAGCTTCTGCAAAATTAATTGAACACTTCCAAAAACAAGCTGACTTTCATAAACTTATCATCAAAGCCTTTAAAGAATCAGCTGTGCCTATGGTAACAGGAACTGATGCCGGTATTTCGGGAATTGTTTGGGGCTTTTCTCTTCATGATGAACTCAAATTCTTAGTAAAAGCAGGATTAACCAATGAAGAAGCGTTAGTTTCTGCAACAAGGTTAGGTGCAGAATGGCTTGGGATTGAAGATAAAATAGGAACCATAGAAATTGCTAAGTTCGCTGATTTAGTTTTACTTGATAAAAACCCTTTAAAAGATATTAGTCATACCCGTACAATTTCAGGAGTCTTTGTCAATGGCCAATGGATTAGTAAAAATAAAATTGATACAATGCTTTCTGATCTGGAACAATGGAATAATGCTAATAAAGAAAAATACAACTGGAAAAAACTGTTGAATAGTTTAAAAAATAATTAA
- a CDS encoding GNAT family N-acetyltransferase, which yields MSVLIETERLVLREITLDDKEALFRLHADPIVQQYTGEPVVQSVEEIVQAIKGRISNYKRYGFGRWATILKSEQQCVGWAGLAYLPEFDEIDLGYRFLPEYWGLGIATEAARAILQYGFDTLKLEKIIAIAMKENVASINVMKKIGMKFDRLAPYEPGSKDAIWYSCTNKLIARDKSL from the coding sequence ATGAGCGTTTTAATAGAAACAGAAAGGTTAGTATTAAGAGAGATTACACTTGATGATAAGGAAGCCTTATTCAGGCTACATGCTGATCCAATTGTACAACAGTATACGGGAGAACCTGTAGTACAGTCTGTGGAAGAAATCGTACAAGCAATAAAGGGAAGAATTAGTAACTATAAAAGATATGGATTTGGCAGGTGGGCTACTATCCTGAAAAGTGAACAACAATGTGTCGGTTGGGCAGGATTAGCATACCTGCCAGAGTTTGACGAAATTGACCTCGGTTATAGGTTTTTACCCGAATATTGGGGATTAGGAATAGCGACAGAGGCAGCTCGTGCCATTCTACAATATGGGTTTGATACTCTTAAATTAGAAAAGATTATTGCAATAGCGATGAAAGAAAATGTAGCTTCGATCAACGTAATGAAAAAAATTGGAATGAAATTCGATAGGCTTGCTCCTTATGAACCTGGAAGCAAAGATGCAATTTGGTATTCCTGTACTAATAAGCTTATAGCAAGAGATAAATCACTTTAA
- a CDS encoding alpha/beta hydrolase: MKHSLIFIIYCFIYIIGSAQENSPITIGINHTIKSTVLNEDRTIQIYTPDGYLNSKKKYPVFYILDGQWYFFSGVSIQKALRTPGAIPEMIIVGIHDNDSSRWSLFGEDSEKFTNFLVNEVIRFIDSNYRTTNERLIFGWEAAAYYTSELILKKNDIFNGAIITDGGYASEEVVKKITSDRDTYLYMANSRKDIYYINSTEAFHKILKKSAPKNLIWKYSLFNDEVHETLAHLAMYKGLKYYYHNYDSLVFESIQQYVDLGGMDYLTTYFIERAKRFGGDKKIDDNTKNGLIWLAWNRDNFKYFNVFMTEFKDVLTTERYASAYWQHRFGQFYLKHQDYENAIKYFNQGLTKYPNANFDQKMKQGLLKAKNKKK, translated from the coding sequence ATGAAACATTCATTAATTTTTATCATTTATTGCTTTATATATATAATAGGTAGTGCACAGGAAAATTCACCAATTACAATCGGAATTAATCATACCATTAAATCTACTGTCTTAAATGAGGATAGAACAATTCAAATTTACACCCCTGACGGATATTTGAATTCAAAAAAGAAATATCCCGTATTTTATATCTTAGATGGACAGTGGTATTTTTTTAGCGGAGTATCAATTCAAAAAGCATTGCGCACCCCCGGAGCAATTCCAGAAATGATTATTGTAGGTATTCACGATAATGATTCATCCAGATGGTCATTATTTGGAGAGGATAGTGAAAAGTTTACTAACTTTTTAGTGAATGAAGTTATTCGCTTTATCGATTCTAATTATAGGACAACTAATGAGCGGCTCATTTTTGGTTGGGAAGCTGCTGCTTATTATACAAGTGAATTGATTTTAAAAAAGAATGATATCTTCAATGGAGCAATTATAACTGATGGAGGCTATGCTTCAGAAGAAGTAGTCAAAAAAATTACCTCAGATAGAGATACTTATCTATATATGGCGAATTCCAGAAAAGATATCTATTATATCAATTCAACTGAAGCATTCCATAAAATATTAAAAAAGAGTGCTCCTAAAAATCTTATTTGGAAATACAGCTTGTTTAACGATGAAGTACATGAAACTTTGGCACATTTAGCAATGTACAAAGGGTTGAAATATTATTATCACAATTATGACTCACTGGTTTTTGAGAGCATTCAGCAGTATGTAGATCTAGGAGGAATGGATTACCTGACTACTTATTTTATCGAACGCGCTAAAAGATTTGGGGGGGATAAAAAAATCGATGATAACACCAAAAATGGATTGATCTGGTTAGCCTGGAATAGAGATAATTTTAAATATTTTAATGTTTTCATGACTGAATTCAAAGATGTATTAACTACTGAAAGATATGCTTCGGCATATTGGCAGCATCGTTTCGGGCAATTTTATTTAAAGCACCAAGACTATGAAAATGCAATTAAATATTTTAACCAGGGACTTACTAAATATCCAAACGCTAACTTTGATCAAAAAATGAAACAAGGGCTACTGAAGGCAAAAAACAAGAAAAAATAA
- a CDS encoding DUF1572 domain-containing protein: MKTSEYLANRLREVLTDGKWVTGTNFKEQILNIDWKDAIETVYDLNSIAKLTFHIHYYIDGVTKVLQGGPLEIRDAFSFDDPPITSEEDWNKLTHRFCTDAEKLISIVGEMTEDKLSECFVYEKYGTYKRNIDVMIEHTNYHLGQILIIKKLINKKKTSPNTM, encoded by the coding sequence ATGAAGACTTCAGAGTATTTAGCAAATCGTCTACGAGAAGTTTTAACTGATGGAAAATGGGTAACAGGAACAAACTTCAAAGAACAAATCTTGAATATCGACTGGAAAGATGCAATAGAAACTGTTTATGATTTAAACTCTATAGCCAAACTCACTTTCCATATCCATTACTATATTGATGGAGTAACAAAAGTATTACAAGGAGGTCCTCTAGAAATAAGGGATGCCTTTAGTTTTGATGATCCTCCTATTACATCCGAAGAAGATTGGAATAAGTTGACACATCGATTTTGTACTGATGCTGAAAAATTAATCTCCATAGTGGGAGAAATGACAGAGGATAAACTCTCAGAATGTTTTGTTTATGAGAAATATGGAACCTATAAACGCAATATTGACGTAATGATAGAACACACCAATTATCACTTAGGTCAAATTCTGATAATTAAAAAACTAATCAACAAGAAAAAAACGAGTCCAAACACTATGTAA
- a CDS encoding GNAT family N-acetyltransferase encodes MDLLELADPSRIQIESYLASGTCYIAVSNMETIGVIVLHKINATTIEIKNIAIKESQQKKGYGKALLAYAEKISRDSGFKKLIIGTGNSSIGQLTLYQKVGFEIDRILKNFFVEKYPNPIFENEIQCKHMLILEKDLIK; translated from the coding sequence ATGGACCTACTTGAATTAGCAGACCCATCGAGAATTCAAATCGAATCTTACCTAGCTTCTGGAACTTGTTATATTGCTGTGTCTAATATGGAAACCATTGGAGTTATTGTACTTCATAAAATAAATGCGACTACCATTGAAATAAAAAATATAGCGATTAAGGAATCTCAACAAAAAAAAGGATACGGAAAAGCACTATTGGCGTATGCCGAAAAAATAAGTCGTGACTCAGGCTTTAAAAAATTGATAATAGGAACAGGAAACTCTAGCATCGGACAGCTGACACTTTATCAGAAAGTTGGATTTGAAATAGATAGAATTCTGAAAAACTTTTTTGTCGAGAAGTATCCCAACCCAATTTTCGAAAACGAAATACAATGCAAACACATGCTCATTTTGGAAAAAGATTTAATCAAATAA
- a CDS encoding CPBP family intramembrane glutamic endopeptidase yields MNLNTINTETKSTDYKGFLFDLVVYISIMFLVREIYLPQVGFIANGLFWSFITLAVATWRMKARNVTWKELGLRKPNNLWGVLGIVILILATTMISLIAFNILIDHLPFSLGADTSSESAVSKFGNLKGNWSHFFLIIPFILLESMLEELLDRGFLMNWIEKLFSAKSIATVIAVVLQAAIFGFRHSNDFSERSITVGIIGLIMGIAYVKFGRNLWPLIIAHCILNAGSMMGRVLE; encoded by the coding sequence ATGAATCTCAATACTATCAATACTGAAACAAAATCAACCGATTACAAAGGGTTTCTTTTTGATCTGGTAGTATACATTTCTATAATGTTTTTGGTTAGAGAAATCTATCTCCCACAGGTCGGGTTTATAGCCAATGGTCTTTTTTGGTCATTCATTACCCTAGCGGTAGCAACATGGAGAATGAAAGCAAGAAATGTTACCTGGAAAGAATTAGGCTTGCGAAAACCAAATAACTTATGGGGTGTATTAGGAATTGTAATTTTAATTCTTGCGACTACAATGATTTCATTAATCGCATTTAATATTTTAATAGACCATTTACCGTTTTCCTTAGGAGCAGATACCTCATCAGAAAGTGCTGTTTCTAAATTTGGGAATCTCAAAGGAAATTGGTCGCATTTTTTTCTCATCATCCCTTTTATCCTACTGGAGTCAATGTTAGAAGAATTGTTAGACAGAGGCTTTTTAATGAACTGGATTGAAAAATTGTTTTCTGCGAAATCTATCGCTACTGTAATTGCTGTGGTACTACAAGCTGCAATTTTTGGTTTTAGACATTCTAATGATTTTTCTGAAAGATCAATTACCGTTGGTATAATTGGTCTAATTATGGGAATAGCCTATGTAAAATTTGGTCGAAACTTATGGCCACTAATTATTGCTCATTGCATACTTAATGCCGGCTCTATGATGGGAAGGGTTTTGGAATAA